A genomic stretch from Candidatus Nitrotoga arctica includes:
- a CDS encoding UvrD-helicase domain-containing protein: protein MLSKLNPSQFEAVKYLDGPLLVLAGAGSGKTRVITHKLAYLIEQCGYAPRNIAAITFTNKAANEMRERVGKLLSGRNTKGLTICTFHALGMQILREEAGLLGYKKQFSIFDSADTAKIISELLGAPDKQDIRTAQSVMSKWKSSFTSPEQALSLVENEAEQRTALLYARYQETLRAYQAMDFDDLIRLPVDLFQGFPEALLRWQQRFRYLLIDEYQDTNDCQYQMTRLLAGSRAALTAVGDDDQAIYAWRGASTANLQNLQNDHLNLRVIKLEQNYRSSQRILTCANHLIRNNTKLFEKKLWSDHGPGDPIRVFAARDGENEAESVVMRLLAHKFEHNTRFSDYAILYRSNHLSRTFEEQLRGQKVPYTVSGGSSFFDRAEIKDLTAYLRLIANTDDDPAFIRAITTPKRGIGNQTLEKLAGYAGTRNISLFAAAFESAMAHQLPARQHEELLTFCNFINRMEARADKEECATVMADLMSAIDYEAWLFDSHEPRQAESKWANVTDFVGWINRKSEADGKTLLAMTQTIALMNLLESREEEVDAVSLSTLHAAKGLEFGHVFMVGVEEGTLPHHQSEQPEQIEEERRLMYVGITRAERSLQISYCTKRKHGKEWQACEASRFLKELPADELIYSGVLPTGSTPEVSKDVGMAKLARLKAMLG from the coding sequence ATGCTAAGTAAACTTAATCCCTCACAATTCGAAGCAGTTAAGTATCTGGATGGCCCGCTGTTGGTGCTGGCTGGCGCAGGCAGCGGCAAAACGCGTGTTATCACTCATAAACTGGCCTATCTCATTGAGCAATGCGGCTATGCACCGCGCAACATCGCCGCAATCACCTTCACCAACAAGGCTGCGAATGAAATGCGTGAGCGCGTAGGCAAACTGTTATCTGGACGAAATACCAAGGGTTTAACCATTTGTACCTTCCATGCGCTCGGTATGCAAATCTTGCGTGAGGAAGCTGGTCTGCTTGGCTACAAAAAACAGTTTTCTATCTTCGATAGTGCTGATACTGCAAAGATCATTAGCGAGCTGTTGGGGGCACCGGACAAGCAAGATATCCGTACCGCACAAAGTGTCATGTCCAAATGGAAATCCTCTTTCACTTCACCGGAACAAGCGTTAAGTCTGGTAGAAAACGAAGCAGAGCAACGTACTGCATTACTTTATGCACGCTATCAAGAAACATTACGCGCCTATCAGGCGATGGATTTTGATGACTTGATCCGATTACCAGTGGATTTGTTTCAGGGTTTTCCTGAAGCCCTGCTGCGCTGGCAGCAACGTTTTCGTTATTTGTTGATCGACGAATATCAAGATACCAACGATTGCCAGTATCAAATGACTCGTTTGCTGGCGGGCAGTCGCGCAGCACTGACGGCAGTGGGCGACGATGATCAAGCGATCTATGCCTGGCGCGGAGCGAGTACTGCGAATTTGCAGAATTTACAAAATGACCACTTGAATTTGCGCGTAATCAAGCTGGAACAGAACTACCGTTCTTCGCAACGCATTTTGACCTGTGCCAATCATTTAATACGCAACAATACCAAGCTATTCGAAAAAAAACTGTGGAGCGACCATGGACCGGGCGACCCTATCCGCGTATTTGCAGCCAGGGACGGCGAGAACGAAGCAGAGTCCGTAGTAATGCGTTTGCTGGCACATAAATTTGAACACAATACGCGTTTTTCTGACTATGCCATCCTGTATCGCAGCAATCACCTATCGCGTACTTTTGAGGAACAACTGCGTGGACAGAAAGTGCCCTACACCGTCAGTGGCGGCAGCTCCTTCTTCGATCGCGCGGAGATCAAGGATCTCACTGCCTATTTGCGCTTGATTGCAAACACGGATGACGATCCGGCCTTCATTCGCGCCATTACCACGCCTAAACGAGGTATTGGCAACCAGACATTGGAGAAACTTGCGGGCTATGCGGGTACACGCAACATCAGCCTGTTCGCAGCGGCTTTCGAAAGCGCCATGGCACATCAACTTCCTGCGCGACAGCACGAAGAGTTACTAACCTTTTGCAATTTCATCAATCGCATGGAAGCGCGTGCCGACAAGGAAGAGTGTGCGACGGTGATGGCAGATCTAATGAGCGCAATCGATTACGAGGCATGGCTGTTCGACAGCCATGAACCGCGTCAAGCGGAAAGCAAATGGGCGAATGTTACGGATTTTGTCGGCTGGATCAACCGCAAATCAGAAGCCGACGGCAAAACGTTATTGGCGATGACCCAAACCATCGCGCTGATGAACCTGCTCGAATCCCGCGAAGAAGAAGTGGATGCCGTCTCATTATCCACTCTGCATGCTGCCAAGGGTCTGGAATTCGGCCATGTGTTCATGGTTGGAGTGGAAGAAGGCACCCTGCCGCACCACCAAAGCGAGCAACCGGAACAAATTGAGGAAGAACGTCGTTTGATGTACGTGGGCATAACTCGCGCAGAGCGTTCACTGCAAATCAGCTACTGCACCAAACGTAAACACGGAAAAGAATGGCAGGCATGTGAAGCAAGCCGCTTCTTGAAAGAATTACCCGCAGATGAACTAATCTATTCGGGTGTACTACCCACAGGCAGTACACCCGAAGTAAGCAAAGACGTGGGCATGGCGAAATTAGCGCGACTGAAGGCGATGTTAGGGTGA
- the rlmB gene encoding 23S rRNA (guanosine(2251)-2'-O)-methyltransferase RlmB — protein sequence MAETRVIHGFHAVTARIRQHADSVLELYVDTQRRDPRVRDLLKLAESNNVRVVPVDTKRLDGMAGNARHQGVAARVDAAQKVRHLDDVLDTLTEPALLLVLDGVQDPHNLGACLRSADAFGIHAVIAPKDRAVGLNATVEKVACGAAETVPYITVTNLARTLRELQERDIWVVGADSEAKTDLYGFRHTGALAWVLGAEGEGLRRLTQETCDQLVRIPMLGNVESLNVSVSAGVCLFESRRQRMG from the coding sequence ATGGCTGAAACTCGTGTAATTCATGGTTTTCATGCCGTCACTGCGCGTATTCGCCAGCACGCTGACAGCGTGCTGGAACTTTATGTAGATACCCAACGTCGCGATCCACGTGTTCGTGATCTGTTGAAGTTGGCGGAAAGCAACAACGTGCGCGTGGTCCCTGTGGATACCAAGCGTCTTGATGGCATGGCTGGCAATGCTCGCCATCAAGGAGTCGCCGCTCGCGTAGATGCCGCGCAAAAGGTGCGGCATCTGGATGATGTTCTGGACACACTTACCGAACCCGCGTTGTTACTAGTGCTGGATGGTGTACAAGATCCGCATAACCTGGGTGCTTGTTTGCGCAGTGCCGATGCTTTCGGCATACATGCCGTCATCGCTCCCAAAGATCGCGCCGTTGGTTTGAATGCGACCGTGGAAAAGGTTGCCTGCGGCGCGGCGGAAACGGTTCCCTATATTACCGTCACCAACCTCGCACGTACCCTGCGCGAGCTACAAGAGCGTGATATCTGGGTAGTCGGTGCGGATAGCGAGGCCAAAACTGACCTGTATGGGTTCCGGCATACCGGCGCATTGGCCTGGGTGCTGGGCGCGGAAGGAGAAGGCCTGCGTCGGCTTACCCAAGAAACCTGCGACCAGCTGGTGCGTATTCCGATGCTGGGCAACGTAGAAAGTTTGAATGTATCTGTGAGCGCAGGGGTGTGTTTGTTTGAGTCTAGAAGACAACGGATGGGGTAA
- the rnr gene encoding ribonuclease R: protein MTNKKNNIRELDPFLERERAQYDHPLPSREYILQLLEKQGVPVAEEELCHMLRIDEHEAELFSRRLRAMERDGQIMRNRKRAICVMDKLDLIKGKVQGHPDGFGFLIPDDGSADLVLSAKEMHKALHGDTVVVRETGTDRRGRREAGIVEVLERATQRLVGRLYEEHGIQFVVAENRRISQDILVAPGEHIGAKAGQVVMLEIMQQPSKNAQPIGRIVQILGNYADPGMEIEIALRKHDLPYEFPVDTKHQAEKIAPQVLPEDYAGREDLRQLPLVTIDGETARDFDDAVYCEPNADGFRLVVAIADVSHYVKPGDALDKEALNRGNSVYFPRRVIPMLPEELSNGLCSLNPLVERLCMVCDMQVSAHGDIEAYRFYPSVMFSQARLTYNQVADMLVHPQGEMAQKFAAVLPQINHLHTLFKTLLQAREKRGAIDFETIETQMMFTDQGKIERIVPLVRNDAHRLIEECMLAANVCTANFLSERKHPVLYRVHEGPTPEKLEAVREFFKEFGLELGGGEKPEAGDYSKLLKQVKGRPDAGLLQTVMLRSLRQARYCPENTGHFGLGYDAYTHFTSPIRRYPDLLVHRAIKAVLNNNQYKPKEKWEELGIHCSMTERRADDATRDVEAWLKCFYMRDHLGSSFDGTVSSVTGFGLFVALDDLFIEGLVHVSELGTDYFHYDAAKHQMLGERSGKRYRLGDRVRVKVVRVDMESTKLDFVLDLPAGESPAKEAKIKKPKKTKLRHG from the coding sequence ATGACAAATAAGAAAAACAACATTCGTGAGCTCGATCCATTCCTGGAACGCGAGCGTGCCCAGTACGATCATCCGTTGCCCAGCCGCGAGTACATTCTGCAATTACTGGAAAAGCAAGGCGTGCCGGTTGCTGAAGAAGAGTTGTGCCACATGTTGCGGATTGATGAGCACGAGGCTGAACTGTTTTCGCGCCGCCTGCGCGCTATGGAGCGCGATGGTCAGATAATGCGTAACCGTAAGCGGGCTATCTGCGTGATGGATAAACTTGACCTGATTAAGGGCAAGGTACAAGGCCATCCCGATGGCTTTGGTTTTTTGATTCCTGATGATGGCAGCGCCGATTTGGTATTGAGTGCCAAGGAAATGCATAAAGCGTTGCATGGCGATACTGTCGTGGTACGCGAAACGGGCACCGATCGGCGCGGACGCCGCGAGGCCGGTATCGTGGAGGTGTTGGAGCGTGCCACCCAGCGTCTGGTCGGGCGGTTGTATGAGGAGCATGGAATTCAGTTTGTGGTAGCGGAAAACCGTCGTATTAGTCAGGATATTCTTGTTGCTCCAGGTGAGCACATCGGGGCAAAGGCGGGACAGGTGGTGATGCTGGAAATTATGCAGCAACCCAGCAAAAATGCACAACCCATAGGCCGCATCGTACAGATTTTGGGTAATTATGCCGACCCTGGCATGGAAATTGAAATTGCGTTACGCAAGCATGATCTGCCATATGAGTTTCCAGTCGACACGAAACATCAAGCTGAAAAAATTGCGCCCCAAGTGCTGCCAGAAGATTATGCAGGACGTGAAGATTTACGTCAGTTGCCGCTTGTCACTATAGACGGGGAGACGGCGCGGGATTTTGACGATGCGGTATATTGCGAGCCGAATGCCGATGGCTTCCGTCTGGTGGTGGCAATTGCCGATGTAAGTCATTATGTAAAGCCCGGGGATGCGCTGGATAAGGAAGCTTTGAATCGAGGTAATTCGGTATATTTCCCTCGCCGCGTTATTCCAATGTTGCCGGAAGAGCTTTCTAACGGCCTTTGTTCGCTTAATCCACTTGTTGAACGCCTGTGCATGGTATGTGATATGCAGGTCAGCGCTCACGGCGATATTGAAGCTTACCGCTTCTATCCATCGGTCATGTTCTCGCAGGCTCGCCTGACCTACAACCAGGTAGCTGATATGCTGGTTCACCCACAAGGCGAAATGGCGCAAAAATTTGCCGCCGTGCTGCCGCAAATCAATCATTTACACACTTTATTCAAGACCTTGCTGCAAGCCCGCGAGAAACGTGGTGCGATTGATTTTGAGACCATAGAAACTCAGATGATGTTTACCGATCAGGGCAAGATTGAGCGCATCGTACCCTTGGTACGTAACGATGCTCATCGCCTGATCGAGGAATGTATGTTGGCGGCCAATGTTTGTACCGCCAATTTCCTCAGCGAACGTAAGCACCCAGTGCTATATCGTGTGCATGAAGGCCCCACCCCTGAAAAATTGGAAGCAGTGCGTGAGTTCTTTAAGGAATTCGGCCTGGAACTTGGGGGGGGCGAAAAACCTGAGGCTGGCGATTACTCCAAGCTGCTCAAGCAGGTCAAGGGGCGACCTGATGCCGGCTTATTGCAGACAGTAATGTTACGCTCATTGCGCCAAGCGCGTTATTGCCCAGAAAACACTGGTCATTTCGGTCTCGGCTATGATGCATATACACACTTTACTTCGCCTATTCGCCGTTATCCCGATCTGTTGGTGCACCGCGCTATTAAGGCTGTGTTAAATAACAATCAATACAAGCCAAAAGAGAAGTGGGAAGAACTTGGCATACATTGTTCTATGACAGAGCGCCGGGCTGACGATGCTACACGTGATGTTGAAGCGTGGCTGAAGTGTTTCTACATGCGGGATCATCTCGGCAGCAGCTTCGACGGCACCGTATCTTCAGTGACTGGCTTCGGCCTGTTTGTTGCGCTCGATGATCTTTTCATCGAAGGGCTGGTGCATGTGTCAGAACTCGGTACCGATTATTTTCATTACGATGCGGCCAAGCACCAGATGTTAGGTGAGCGCTCTGGTAAGCGCTATCGCTTGGGAGATCGCGTGCGCGTTAAAGTCGTGCGAGTAGATATGGAAAGTACCAAGCTCGATTTTGTGCTGGATCTGCCAGCTGGAGAATCGCCAGCTAAGGAAGCGAAAATTAAGAAACCAAAAAAAACCAAATTACGTCATGGCTGA
- the cysG gene encoding siroheme synthase CysG, which yields MDFFPIFLNLKKKKCLVVGGGEVSFRKASVLIQAGALVKIVSPELCEAFKSIPNIEYVPDRFQAAHLNDITLVIAATDEIETNKEISNQAKKRNIPVNVVDNPDLCTFIMPAILDRSPLMVAFSTGGASPVLARILRGKLETLIPPAYGQLAAFAAKFRQTVKTHISNFSKRRIFWENVLEGPIAEKIFSGNDKSAETMLLAMLKDNNHGSVGEVFLVGAGPGAPDLLTFRALRLMLKADVVLYDNLVSKPVLEMTRRDAERIFVGKMRGHHTMPQESINDLLVRLAKEGKRVLRLKGGDPFIFGRGGEEIETLSEHKINFQVVPGITAASGVAAYAGIPLTHRDHAQSCIFVTGHLKEGGMNLDWEMLARPNQTIVVYMGLHGLEILCSKLIAHGLPESTPAAIVQQGTTQNQRVVCGTLTTLPKIAEAAKLKAPTLIIIGGVVKLREKLCWFEPDKT from the coding sequence ATGGATTTTTTCCCCATTTTTCTAAATCTCAAGAAGAAAAAGTGCCTCGTTGTAGGAGGGGGTGAAGTTTCCTTTAGAAAAGCTTCCGTGCTAATTCAAGCGGGCGCATTAGTAAAGATAGTCTCGCCAGAATTGTGTGAGGCTTTTAAAAGTATTCCCAATATCGAATATGTTCCAGATCGGTTTCAAGCTGCACATCTAAATGACATTACCCTTGTCATTGCCGCCACAGATGAAATCGAGACCAACAAGGAAATTTCAAACCAAGCAAAAAAAAGAAACATACCCGTCAATGTGGTCGACAACCCCGATCTCTGCACCTTCATTATGCCCGCAATACTGGATCGCTCTCCCCTCATGGTCGCTTTTTCCACCGGAGGGGCATCCCCTGTTCTGGCGAGGATTTTAAGAGGCAAGTTAGAAACGCTGATACCGCCAGCATATGGCCAGCTAGCGGCCTTCGCCGCCAAATTCAGGCAAACAGTCAAAACACATATCAGCAATTTCAGTAAGCGTCGGATATTTTGGGAGAACGTGCTGGAAGGTCCTATTGCTGAGAAAATTTTTTCGGGCAACGACAAATCTGCCGAAACCATGCTACTGGCTATGCTGAAAGACAATAATCATGGCTCAGTCGGTGAAGTATTCCTGGTGGGCGCAGGCCCAGGCGCACCCGATTTGCTCACTTTCAGAGCGTTACGGCTGATGCTAAAGGCAGATGTGGTGCTTTATGACAACCTTGTTTCCAAACCGGTACTGGAAATGACGCGACGCGATGCAGAAAGAATATTTGTCGGCAAGATGCGCGGTCACCACACGATGCCGCAAGAAAGCATAAACGATCTATTGGTAAGACTAGCGAAAGAAGGGAAACGGGTCTTGCGACTCAAGGGGGGTGATCCCTTCATTTTCGGGCGTGGCGGAGAAGAAATCGAGACGCTATCAGAACACAAAATAAATTTCCAGGTCGTACCGGGCATCACCGCTGCCTCCGGTGTTGCAGCCTATGCCGGGATACCGCTCACACACAGGGATCATGCGCAGTCTTGTATTTTCGTAACGGGCCATCTGAAAGAGGGTGGCATGAATCTCGATTGGGAAATGTTGGCACGCCCCAATCAGACCATTGTGGTTTACATGGGCCTGCATGGTCTCGAAATCCTATGCTCCAAACTAATAGCACATGGCTTGCCGGAATCCACCCCTGCCGCCATCGTGCAACAAGGAACAACACAAAATCAGCGCGTAGTTTGCGGAACTCTGACTACATTACCAAAAATTGCAGAAGCTGCAAAACTTAAAGCTCCAACTTTAATTATCATAGGTGGCGTGGTAAAACTCAGAGAGAAACTCTGCTGGTTTGAGCCTGATAAAACTTGA